Proteins found in one Hevea brasiliensis isolate MT/VB/25A 57/8 chromosome 18, ASM3005281v1, whole genome shotgun sequence genomic segment:
- the LOC110654942 gene encoding transcription factor bHLH112 isoform X2 — protein sequence MAEEFQTGICDGNWWSLSKSVFMGGGSSPCSTDINATDMGNYGPWMVTDVGDLKPRSCKLDNSNNITTTDSLSDSSVLVQDSLKTQQTDSDRAGSSVLMDSTLQMMGFGISSSSSSSSSLDWSQTLLRRNGRAESYNSILQEDMNSSQVQKDWSSPKRSAGEDSSNNGFKVINQDFSLEQPRLNNPLNTSGNSTATTCQGLSTGFSIGSPSYGYPSTLIPSLFDPDPQPQQTLFNNRTINYSSPPNYGTILNELSPSWPKFAPFLKTSLPKQQQQPAGGLHFSNNTPFWNASATGLNDIRHSFVPSSQPQFLIPIFEEKRNCPNLTTKTNNGEVRDSGSVVKKGSEPAFKRPRIETPSPLPTFKVRKEKLGDRITALQQLVSPFGKTDTASVLHEAIEYIKFLHDQVSVLSTPYMKNGNPFQHQQGGEKLKNAEGSSKLDLKSRGLCLVPISSTFPVANETTADFWTPTFGV from the exons ATGGCAGAGGAGTTTCAGACCGGGATTTGCGACGGGAACTGGTGGAGCTTGTCGAAAAGCGTGTTCATGGGTGGTGGTTCATCACCATGCTCTACGGATATTAACGCAACTGACATGGGGAATTATGGGCCGTGGATGGTGACGGATGTGGGGGACTTGAAGCCAAGATCATGCAAGCTCGATAATTCTAATAATATTACTACCACTGATTCACTCTCAGATTCCTCAGTTCTTGTGCAAGATTCGTTAAAGACTCAGCAGACTGATTCTGATAGAGCTGGTAGTAGTGTTTTGATGGATTCTACCTTGCAAATGATGGGTTTTgggatttcatcttcttcttcttcatcatcttccTTAGATTGGAGCCAAACTTTACT tCGAAGAAATGGAAGAGCTGAGAGTTATAATTCCATACTGCAAGAAGACATGAACTCTTCTCAAGTCCAAAAAGATTGGAGTAGTCCAAAGAGAAGTGCTGGGGAAGATTCTTCCAATAACGGTTTTAAAGTAATAAATCAAGATTTCTCTTTAGAGCAACCAAGGCTAAATAATCCTTTAAACACCTCCGGAAATTCCACGGCAACAACTTGCCAAGGCTTATCCACAGGATTTTCAATTGGGTCACCATCTTATGGCTACCCTTCAACGTTGATACCAAGTTTATTTGATCCTGATCCTCAGCCACAACAAACTCTTTTCAACAACCGCACCATAAACTATTCTTCCCCTCCAAATTATGGGACCATCTTGAATGAACTCTCCCCTTCTTGGCCTAAATTTGCTCCCTTTCTAAAAACCTCATTGCCAAAGCAGCAGCAGCAGCCTGCAGGTGGCTTGCACTTCTCTAACAATACTCCCTTTTGGAATGCCTCGGCAACTGGGCTAAATGATATTAGACACAGTTTTGTACCCTCTTCTCAACCTCAGTTTCTTATTCCAATTTTTGAAGAGAAACGCAACTGTCCCAACCTCACTACAAAG ACTAACAATGGAGAAGTTCGAGACTCAGGATCAGTTGTTAAGAAAGGAAGTGAACCAGCATTCAAAAGGCCTCGAATTGAAACGCCATCGCCATTACCAACTTTTAAG GTCCGGAAAGAGAAGCTAGGGGACCGAATAACTGCCCTTCAGCAATTGGTTTCACCTTTTGGAAAG ACTGATACAGCATCTGTTCTCCATGAAGCCATCGAGTACATCAAGTTCCTCCATGATCAAGTCAGT GTTTTGAGTACTCCATATATGAAAAATGGCAATCCCTTTCAACATCAACAG GgtggtgaaaaattgaagaacgcAGAAGGGTCATCAAAACTAGATCTAAAAAGTCGAGGGCTGTGTCTTGTGCCAATCTCAAGCACATTTCCTGTCGCTAATGAGACTACAGCAGATTTCTGGACGCCAACGTTTGGAG TGTAG
- the LOC110654945 gene encoding uncharacterized protein At5g39570, with product MAYYSSSYYMDDHGEYDGEYPLTPCYNSYDSAAIQDAIAYSSYKSNDYQIFAYDPIPLFAAAYDPVSSCSRTAYSVYTSCEPKNIQYDPALYFPAQTRFIVSYSVSEFNEPDFEDYDPTPYGGGYDLTLTYGKPLPPSAETCYARSTPDPATLPSNGVSSGPITAPIEKKEHEEHTATPQTESKPTSINETEKQQLRQLDEYEHDHGNHQGEETKEGYGDGSRGEIDYEYEKQVIVPQIPSGYGLEAMDLCEGIFGYWPCLSRYGRRVEDFQEMGDCGNDSNQWKGSADYLFGSPFPYGETSDDRNNIYGYESHYQLVEHVEHSRWSA from the coding sequence ATGGCTTATTACAGCTCTAGCTATTACATGGATGATCATGGTGAGTACGATGGTGAATACCCTTTGACCCCTTGCTATAATAGTTATGATTCTGCAGCAATTCAAGATGCTATAGCTTATTCCAGCTACAAGTCCAATGATTACCAAATTTTTGCCTATGATCCGATTCCCCTTTTTGCTGCTGCTTATGATCCAGTTTCAAGCTGCTCAAGAACTGCATATTCTGTATACACTTCCTGCGAGCCTAAGAATATTCAGTATGACCCTGCTCTTTATTTTCCTGCTCAGACTCGGTTCATAGTCTCTTACTCTGTTTCAGAGTTTAATGAGCCTGATTTTGAAGACTATGATCCAACACCTTATGGCGGTGGCTATGATCTTACTCTAACCTACGGCAAACCCCTTCCCCCTTCTGCTGAAACTTGTTATGCTCGCTCTACACCTGATCCAGCTACTTTACCTTCAAATGGTGTCTCTTCTGGGCCGATCACAGCACCTATTGAGAAAAAGGAACATGAAGAGCATACAGCAACACCCCAGACTGAAAGCAAACCAACTTCCATCAACGAGACAGAGAAGCAGCAGCTACGGCAGCTCGATGAGTATGAGCATGATCATGGCAATCACCAAGGAGAAGAAACCAAGGAAGGGTATGGTGATGGATCAAGGGGAGAAATCGATTATGAGTATGAGAAACAAGTGATTGTCCCTCAAATTCCATCTGGGTATGGGTTAGAAGCTATGGATCTTTGTGAAGGTATATTTGGGTACTGGCCTTGCCTGTCTCGTTATGGAAGGAGAGTGGAAGATTTTCAAGAAATGGGGGATTGTGGAAATGACAGCAATCAATGGAAAGGGAGTGCTGATTATTTGTTTGGGAGTCCATTTCCATATGGCGAAACAAGTGATGATAGGAACAATATCTATGGTTATGAAAGTCATTATCAGCTAGTAGAACATGTTGAGCATTCACGGTGGTCTGCATAA
- the LOC110654944 gene encoding multiple organellar RNA editing factor 9, chloroplastic, with product MPLAIACVSSALNPMATFTLSCFTPKTLAPILSPLKPSFTPLTSTSQSWALPPLHSVRGRKQTQPLVTRAAVDSDYSAKRSSSSDSRETIMLPGCDYNHWLIVMEFPKDPAPTREQMIDTYLNTLATVLGSMEEAKKNMYAFSTTTYTGFQCTVDEATSEKFKGLPGVLWVLPDSYIDVKNKDYGGDKYINGEIISCTYPTYQPKQRNSSKYESRRYERRRDGPPPERRRPRQGASTSESASG from the exons ATGCCACTCGCCATTGCTTGTGTCTCAAGTGCCCTAAATCCAATGGCAACATTTACGCTCTCttgtttcactcccaaaaccctagccccTATTCTCTCTCCCCTTAAACCCTCCTTCACTCCACTCACTTCCACATCGCAATCATGGGCTCTACCACCGCTGCATTCTGTCAGGGGTCGGAAGCAAACTCAGCCATTGGTGACCCGAGCGGCGGTGGATTCAGATTATTCGGCGAAGCGGAGTAGCAGTAGCGACTCTAGAGAGACAATAATGTTACCCGGGTGTGATTATAATCATTGGTTGATTGTGATGGAATTTCCCAAGGACCCTGCACCTACCAGGGAGCAGATGATTGATACTTACCTCAACACTCTCGCCACTGTCTTGGGCAG CATGGAAGAGGCAAAGAAGAATATGTATGCATTTAGTACCACCACATACACTGGATTCCAATGCACTGTTGACGAAGCTACCTCTGAGAAATTTAAGG GTTTGCCTGGGGTCCTCTGGGTACTGCCAGACTCATATATAGATGTGAAAAACAAGGATTATGGAG GAGACAAATATATCAATGGAGAGATAATTTCTTGCACTTACCCTACTTACCAACCAAAGCAGAGAAATAGTTCAAAGTACGAGAGTAGAAGATATGAAAGACGGAGAGATGGCCCACCTCCCGAGCGGAGAAGACCAAGACAAGGGGCAAGTACATCAGAGTCAGCATCAGGATGA
- the LOC110654942 gene encoding transcription factor bHLH112 isoform X1, translating into MAEEFQTGICDGNWWSLSKSVFMGGGSSPCSTDINATDMGNYGPWMVTDVGDLKPRSCKLDNSNNITTTDSLSDSSVLVQDSLKTQQTDSDRAGSSVLMDSTLQMMGFGISSSSSSSSSLDWSQTLLRRNGRAESYNSILQEDMNSSQVQKDWSSPKRSAGEDSSNNGFKVINQDFSLEQPRLNNPLNTSGNSTATTCQGLSTGFSIGSPSYGYPSTLIPSLFDPDPQPQQTLFNNRTINYSSPPNYGTILNELSPSWPKFAPFLKTSLPKQQQQPAGGLHFSNNTPFWNASATGLNDIRHSFVPSSQPQFLIPIFEEKRNCPNLTTKTNNGEVRDSGSVVKKGSEPAFKRPRIETPSPLPTFKVRKEKLGDRITALQQLVSPFGKTDTASVLHEAIEYIKFLHDQVSVLSTPYMKNGNPFQHQQGGEKLKNAEGSSKLDLKSRGLCLVPISSTFPVANETTADFWTPTFGASLFKARWD; encoded by the exons ATGGCAGAGGAGTTTCAGACCGGGATTTGCGACGGGAACTGGTGGAGCTTGTCGAAAAGCGTGTTCATGGGTGGTGGTTCATCACCATGCTCTACGGATATTAACGCAACTGACATGGGGAATTATGGGCCGTGGATGGTGACGGATGTGGGGGACTTGAAGCCAAGATCATGCAAGCTCGATAATTCTAATAATATTACTACCACTGATTCACTCTCAGATTCCTCAGTTCTTGTGCAAGATTCGTTAAAGACTCAGCAGACTGATTCTGATAGAGCTGGTAGTAGTGTTTTGATGGATTCTACCTTGCAAATGATGGGTTTTgggatttcatcttcttcttcttcatcatcttccTTAGATTGGAGCCAAACTTTACT tCGAAGAAATGGAAGAGCTGAGAGTTATAATTCCATACTGCAAGAAGACATGAACTCTTCTCAAGTCCAAAAAGATTGGAGTAGTCCAAAGAGAAGTGCTGGGGAAGATTCTTCCAATAACGGTTTTAAAGTAATAAATCAAGATTTCTCTTTAGAGCAACCAAGGCTAAATAATCCTTTAAACACCTCCGGAAATTCCACGGCAACAACTTGCCAAGGCTTATCCACAGGATTTTCAATTGGGTCACCATCTTATGGCTACCCTTCAACGTTGATACCAAGTTTATTTGATCCTGATCCTCAGCCACAACAAACTCTTTTCAACAACCGCACCATAAACTATTCTTCCCCTCCAAATTATGGGACCATCTTGAATGAACTCTCCCCTTCTTGGCCTAAATTTGCTCCCTTTCTAAAAACCTCATTGCCAAAGCAGCAGCAGCAGCCTGCAGGTGGCTTGCACTTCTCTAACAATACTCCCTTTTGGAATGCCTCGGCAACTGGGCTAAATGATATTAGACACAGTTTTGTACCCTCTTCTCAACCTCAGTTTCTTATTCCAATTTTTGAAGAGAAACGCAACTGTCCCAACCTCACTACAAAG ACTAACAATGGAGAAGTTCGAGACTCAGGATCAGTTGTTAAGAAAGGAAGTGAACCAGCATTCAAAAGGCCTCGAATTGAAACGCCATCGCCATTACCAACTTTTAAG GTCCGGAAAGAGAAGCTAGGGGACCGAATAACTGCCCTTCAGCAATTGGTTTCACCTTTTGGAAAG ACTGATACAGCATCTGTTCTCCATGAAGCCATCGAGTACATCAAGTTCCTCCATGATCAAGTCAGT GTTTTGAGTACTCCATATATGAAAAATGGCAATCCCTTTCAACATCAACAG GgtggtgaaaaattgaagaacgcAGAAGGGTCATCAAAACTAGATCTAAAAAGTCGAGGGCTGTGTCTTGTGCCAATCTCAAGCACATTTCCTGTCGCTAATGAGACTACAGCAGATTTCTGGACGCCAACGTTTGGAG CATCATTATTCAAAGCAAGATGGGATTGA